Proteins from one Tautonia rosea genomic window:
- a CDS encoding MSMEG_1061 family FMN-dependent PPOX-type flavoprotein has protein sequence MGIAAFKNRVTSAEELAEVIGSPSELVIKKQLSELDGHMSRFIAESPFVLIGTVGRDGSCDVSPRGDAPGSLAAVRDARTLLIPERRGNRRADSLRNIIETGRAALLFLIPGVGETLRVNGRACVIRDEEVLAPLAVEGKTPLVGVVIEVDECFFQCAKALIRSKLWEPSATGRKSSVPTLAEILVDQTRIEGQTVGSLSEAIETSYKNHLY, from the coding sequence ATGGGAATCGCCGCATTCAAGAACCGTGTGACCTCCGCCGAGGAACTTGCCGAGGTGATCGGCTCGCCGAGCGAGCTGGTGATCAAGAAGCAACTGTCGGAACTCGACGGCCACATGAGCCGGTTTATTGCCGAATCGCCGTTCGTTCTGATCGGTACCGTCGGCCGGGACGGGTCGTGCGACGTTTCTCCGCGAGGCGATGCGCCCGGAAGCCTGGCGGCGGTCCGGGACGCCCGGACGCTGCTGATTCCCGAGCGGCGCGGGAACCGCCGCGCCGACAGCCTGCGGAACATCATCGAGACTGGTCGCGCGGCCCTCTTGTTCCTGATTCCTGGGGTAGGCGAGACCCTTCGCGTCAACGGTCGGGCGTGTGTGATCCGCGATGAGGAGGTGCTCGCTCCGCTGGCGGTCGAGGGCAAGACACCCCTGGTTGGGGTCGTCATCGAGGTCGACGAGTGCTTCTTTCAGTGCGCCAAGGCCCTCATCCGGTCGAAGCTGTGGGAGCCGAGCGCGACCGGCCGCAAGTCATCAGTGCCGACGCTTGCCGAAATTCTCGTCGATCAGACCCGGATCGAGGGACAGACGGTGGGATCGCTGAGTGAAGCGATTGAGACTTCCTATAAAAATCACCTCTATTGA
- a CDS encoding aminopeptidase P family protein: MHCLLPPNRLGPAAVVLLVVLGLGVPPSRAIARQEPAEGGIPTAEYAVRRQLLIDTLDASVPVVVQGAEPPVEDYLRFRQRNDFLYLTGIDQPGALLLIEPPSTDDPDAAPRAVVFLPPYSAFAERWSGPQIVPGPDTASRFGLDDALPLSDFDARLTEALGLFPDVANPDPDAADPPALFTHLARGHNADHSPDGRFQTRLEQLAPGIQLRDLSDAMATLRLIKSEAELALLQTAIDMTIEAHRDAARVIRPGAFEYQAQGAIEYAFTRNGAQRPAFASIVGSGPNSVILHYHANRRQMQGGDLVVIDIGAEFHAYAADLTRTYPVSGRFTDRQRAVYQLVLDAQRAAEAAFEPGKTTLADLQRAAADCMRRSPLRDAEGNTLDRHFIHGIGHWLGMDVHDVGSTRQPIPVGAVFTIEPGIYIPDEQLGVRIEDDYLATADGLVKLSAALPSESEEMEAMMMAPDHPVP, encoded by the coding sequence ATGCATTGCCTGCTCCCGCCGAACCGCCTGGGTCCCGCGGCCGTCGTCCTCCTGGTCGTACTCGGCTTGGGAGTCCCCCCGTCTCGGGCGATCGCCCGGCAGGAACCGGCCGAGGGGGGCATCCCGACGGCCGAGTACGCCGTGCGTCGGCAGCTCCTGATCGACACCCTCGACGCCTCCGTGCCCGTCGTCGTTCAGGGGGCCGAGCCGCCGGTCGAGGACTACCTCCGCTTCCGCCAGCGGAACGACTTCCTCTACCTCACCGGCATCGACCAGCCGGGGGCCTTGCTCCTGATCGAGCCCCCCTCGACCGACGATCCCGACGCCGCCCCCCGCGCCGTCGTCTTCCTCCCGCCGTACAGCGCCTTCGCCGAGCGCTGGAGCGGCCCCCAGATCGTCCCCGGACCCGACACCGCCTCCCGATTCGGCCTCGACGACGCCCTGCCCCTCAGCGACTTCGACGCCCGGCTCACCGAAGCTCTCGGCCTCTTCCCCGACGTCGCCAACCCCGATCCCGATGCCGCCGATCCCCCCGCCCTGTTCACCCACCTGGCCCGAGGCCACAACGCCGACCACTCACCCGACGGCCGCTTCCAGACGAGACTGGAACAGCTCGCCCCGGGCATCCAGCTGCGCGACCTGTCCGACGCGATGGCCACCCTCCGGCTGATCAAGTCCGAGGCCGAGCTGGCCCTCTTGCAAACGGCGATCGACATGACCATCGAGGCCCACCGCGACGCCGCCCGGGTCATCCGCCCCGGGGCCTTCGAGTACCAGGCTCAGGGGGCGATCGAGTACGCCTTCACCCGCAACGGCGCCCAGCGCCCGGCGTTTGCCTCGATCGTCGGCTCAGGCCCGAACAGCGTCATCCTCCACTACCACGCCAACCGCCGGCAGATGCAAGGCGGCGACCTGGTCGTCATCGACATCGGGGCCGAGTTTCACGCCTACGCGGCCGACCTGACCCGCACCTACCCCGTCTCCGGCCGCTTCACCGACCGCCAGCGCGCCGTCTACCAGCTCGTCCTCGACGCCCAGCGCGCCGCCGAGGCCGCCTTCGAGCCGGGCAAGACCACCCTCGCCGATCTCCAGCGCGCCGCCGCCGACTGCATGCGACGCAGCCCGCTCCGCGACGCCGAAGGGAACACGCTCGACCGCCACTTCATCCACGGCATCGGCCACTGGCTCGGCATGGACGTCCACGACGTCGGCAGCACCCGCCAGCCGATTCCCGTCGGGGCCGTCTTCACGATCGAGCCGGGCATCTACATCCCCGACGAACAGCTCGGCGTCCGGATCGAGGACGACTACCTTGCCACCGCCGACGGCCTGGTGAAGCTCAGCGCCGCCTTGCCGTCGGAATCGGAGGAGATGGAAGCAATGATGATGGCCCCCGATCACCCGGTGCCGTGA